The Anabaena sp. WA102 genome contains a region encoding:
- a CDS encoding XisI protein: MDKIAKYREYIQTLLTNYAKDDDEEELQLIFDTQRDHYQWMNVGWQELHRVYRSVMHFDIKDGKIWLQQNLTDQNPAEELVKMGVPKEDIVLGLHPPYKRPYTDYGVA; encoded by the coding sequence ATGGATAAAATAGCTAAATATCGAGAATATATTCAAACTTTGTTAACTAATTACGCCAAAGATGATGATGAAGAAGAACTACAACTGATTTTTGATACCCAAAGGGATCATTACCAATGGATGAATGTCGGTTGGCAAGAACTACATCGAGTTTATCGTAGTGTCATGCACTTTGATATTAAAGATGGCAAAATTTGGCTACAACAAAATTTGACAGACCAAAATCCTGCTGAGGAGTTAGTAAAAATGGGTGTTCCCAAAGAAGATATTGTGTTGGGGTTGCATCCACCCTACAAGCGTCCATATACAGATTATGGTGTTGCTTAG
- a CDS encoding glycosyltransferase → MATIIFSLTLLSLVIWIFLLLFWGQFWRVNHQLEANKDKDIDNNILPTVCVIIPARNEADVIPVSLRSLLLQDYPGKFTIFLVDDQSSDGTANFAQGVAHALDKTPQLQIISSPPLPPGWTGKLWAMEQGVQTASQLKPDYFLLTDADIEHHPSNLRRLVAKAEAQKLDLVSIMVRLRCQSFWEQLLIPAFVFFFQKLYPFSWVNNPKKAIAAAAGGCILIQKEALNRIGGLQVIRQALIDDCSLAKAVKSTKGKIWLGLSTLTRSLRPYDSLKTIWDMVARSAYTQLNYSPFLLLGSLLGMILVYIVPPIGIILGLVFGNWIITLTSVIGYLLMTFAYFPITRFYKCSPAFAFSLPIIAFMYTCMTLDSALQHWQGLGGAWKGRVYAK, encoded by the coding sequence ATGGCAACAATTATATTCAGTTTGACCCTTCTATCCTTAGTCATTTGGATATTTTTACTCTTATTTTGGGGGCAGTTTTGGCGAGTTAATCACCAATTAGAAGCAAATAAAGATAAAGATATTGATAACAACATCTTACCGACCGTGTGCGTAATAATTCCTGCCCGTAATGAAGCCGATGTCATTCCTGTTAGCTTGCGATCGCTCCTCCTGCAAGACTATCCTGGTAAATTCACCATCTTCCTAGTAGACGATCAAAGTAGCGACGGTACAGCCAACTTTGCCCAAGGAGTAGCCCACGCCCTCGACAAAACCCCACAATTGCAGATTATATCCAGCCCCCCATTACCTCCGGGTTGGACAGGCAAATTATGGGCAATGGAACAAGGTGTACAAACAGCCAGCCAATTAAAACCAGACTATTTTTTACTTACAGACGCAGATATAGAACATCATCCCAGTAACCTCCGCCGCCTAGTTGCCAAAGCCGAAGCACAGAAATTAGACCTCGTATCCATCATGGTACGATTACGCTGTCAAAGCTTTTGGGAACAACTATTAATACCCGCATTCGTCTTCTTCTTCCAAAAACTCTATCCCTTTTCCTGGGTAAATAACCCCAAAAAGGCGATCGCCGCCGCCGCCGGAGGTTGTATTCTCATTCAGAAAGAAGCCCTCAATCGAATTGGTGGATTACAAGTTATTCGTCAAGCCCTAATTGATGACTGTTCCCTAGCCAAAGCCGTCAAATCAACCAAGGGAAAAATCTGGTTAGGACTCAGCACTCTCACCCGTAGCTTACGCCCCTACGATTCCCTCAAAACAATTTGGGATATGGTCGCCAGAAGTGCTTATACACAACTGAATTATTCCCCCTTTCTCCTCCTAGGTAGCCTCTTAGGAATGATCTTAGTTTATATAGTCCCCCCAATAGGAATTATTTTAGGACTGGTATTCGGGAATTGGATAATTACCCTCACCTCTGTCATCGGATACCTGCTAATGACTTTTGCTTACTTCCCAATTACTCGCTTTTACAAATGCTCCCCCGCTTTTGCCTTTAGCCTACCCATAATTGCCTTTATGTATACTTGTATGACACTAGATTCAGCATTACAACATTGGCAAGGTCTTGGAGGCGCATGGAAAGGTAGAGTATATGCCAAATAA
- a CDS encoding XisH family protein encodes MSAKDIFHESVRKALEKEQWLITDDPLKFKFGDVNFQVDLAAQKLLGAEKAGEKIAVEIKSFLNPSAITDFYAALGQFLSYRLALETIEPNRILYLAIPLDAYEIFFQLEFTQIALQRYQVPLVVYEPRKEVIFKWIK; translated from the coding sequence GTGTCTGCCAAAGATATTTTTCATGAATCAGTAAGAAAAGCTTTAGAAAAAGAACAGTGGTTAATTACAGATGATCCACTAAAATTTAAATTTGGTGATGTCAATTTTCAGGTCGATTTAGCTGCCCAGAAATTACTTGGTGCGGAAAAAGCAGGTGAGAAAATAGCTGTAGAAATCAAAAGTTTTCTCAATCCTTCGGCAATTACAGACTTTTACGCTGCGTTAGGTCAGTTTCTCAGTTATCGTCTAGCATTGGAAACTATTGAACCAAATCGTATACTGTACTTAGCGATTCCCTTAGATGCTTATGAAATATTTTTCCAACTTGAATTTACTCAAATTGCACTACAAAGATATCAAGTACCATTAGTAGTCTATGAACCCAGGAAAGAGGTAATTTTTAAATGGATAAAATAG
- a CDS encoding 5'-methylthioadenosine/S-adenosylhomocysteine nucleosidase family protein: MSTLILVPQGAEYQAVCRGLRRVPNSQTKVLAIPMGIEPVRKYLQQFTHNQANRMLMMGLCGSLSQKYQIGDIVLYQNCLYQGNLQEGDNSFTADIHNKLGDHVSLVKGLTSDRLLYKATQKRELHEQSGADVVDMEGYAFLEFFQQPSDAVSPPVQVAILRVVSDDAHHDIPNITSAIGADGSLQPLPLAWELIRQPPAATRLITGSLKGLKALTTVTQLLFTA, translated from the coding sequence ATGTCAACTTTGATCTTAGTCCCCCAGGGAGCAGAATATCAAGCCGTCTGTCGCGGATTAAGGCGCGTCCCCAATTCTCAAACCAAGGTATTAGCGATACCAATGGGAATTGAACCAGTGCGGAAATATTTACAACAATTCACCCATAATCAAGCAAATCGGATGCTGATGATGGGTTTATGCGGTAGCTTGAGCCAAAAATATCAAATTGGAGATATTGTTTTATATCAAAATTGTCTTTATCAAGGAAATCTGCAAGAGGGCGATAATTCCTTTACCGCAGATATACATAATAAACTTGGAGATCATGTATCTTTAGTCAAAGGGTTAACGAGCGATCGCCTCTTATATAAAGCCACACAAAAACGCGAGTTACATGAACAATCCGGTGCTGACGTTGTAGATATGGAAGGATACGCTTTTCTCGAATTTTTCCAGCAACCATCTGACGCAGTTTCTCCACCAGTACAAGTAGCCATCCTGCGAGTAGTTAGCGATGATGCTCACCATGACATCCCCAATATCACATCAGCAATTGGTGCAGATGGCTCATTACAACCTTTACCCTTAGCTTGGGAATTAATCCGTCAACCCCCAGCAGCAACTCGATTAATTACCGGTTCATTAAAAGGACTCAAAGCTTTAACAACAGTCACACAATTATTGTTTACGGCTTAA
- a CDS encoding DUF4114 domain-containing protein, whose translation MEPLTTTEDSSNPSIEPYPIATTTEDSSNPSIEPYPIATTTEDSSNPSIEPYPIATTTEDSSNPSIEPYPIATTTEDSSNPSIEPYPIATTTEDSSNPSIEPDPIATTTGVSSNPSTEPDPNPIATTTGVSSNPSTEPDPNPIATTTGVSSNPSIITSENSPVEEIPFEAALPDSNSSSDNEEVFLIGIDPVTGETIVIDPVSGEIIPTSTPISNNNGFTIKGVSSDEFGYSVGAVDINGDGIEDIVIGSPSSDPNNKSNAGKTYVVFGERDSLNRTIDVSSLDNTKGFVINGAKAGDKSGYSVRNIGDINGDGVDDLAIGAPGANGNSLGSAYVIFGSNDPNYFNSPIELSNLGSKGFNIQGSGFSSNAGWSVSAAGDINGDGIKELLIGATNPGDNGSGTIGESYAIFGKENFDSTLNLDDPNFGLDDGLIIYSYNPDNPSDDNNSLGYSVSDAGDINGDGIDDLIIGAPYANPNGNNSGSSYVIYGRSNDNPFTDDINIANLSSSDGFVINGQDADQSGLSVSKAGDINGDRIGDLIIGAKGKGYVVFGKQDFGSSINLSDLNGSNGFTINGISTLDNSDWYVSGAGNINDDDIDDIIIGAKNANNNVGQVYVIYGTEEDFAPTFELSSLESPDSQNGFIIDGASIGDKLGSSISNGDFDGDGVNDLIIGAPGSGKVYVRLGTGTDTDTGTDTGTDAGTDTGTDTGTDTGTDTGTDTGTDTGTDTGTDTGTDTGTDAGTDTGTDAGTDTGTDTGTDTGTDTGTDTGTDTGTDTGTDTGTDTGTDTGTDTGTDTGTDTGTDTGTDTGTDTGTDTGTDTGTDTGTDTETVNVNDFLSLISDNVFNIKDNDGKVTLEVKLTGFNFNGFYEIGVFTVDDASGKIDGIVPGEPGYAEKALAKGQIIFSTITNLPAGFDLTSLGRLLEFNSNDNLRFYLVKDGSTDSVLNKNTPIGNVLFANPSTVKITDLGSNSFSLNWEDGSGNPSGFDDLQVQIQANDKSMPLGTALQSKPQGESLDLRGITSAVTADFTVYREASYNNFVGFYRVTDGNGGIDTSGDGIADILPGQDGYVQAALNGRVSDVSLNVNNGGTAGFNTTLQGGAMYVPFLVANGTLDALLDRNPNNNPDIYFAFLGANSDGVDHVRMLGDNTFGFEDLRGGGDKDFNDVIVKVNLAPVV comes from the coding sequence ATGGAACCACTCACCACAACTGAAGATAGCAGCAATCCATCAATAGAACCATATCCTATCGCTACCACAACTGAAGATAGCAGCAATCCATCAATAGAACCATATCCTATCGCTACCACAACTGAAGATAGCAGCAATCCATCAATAGAACCATATCCTATCGCCACCACAACTGAAGATAGCAGCAATCCATCAATAGAACCATATCCTATCGCCACCACAACTGAAGATAGCAGCAATCCATCAATAGAACCATATCCTATCGCCACCACAACTGAAGATAGCAGCAATCCATCAATAGAACCAGATCCTATCGCCACCACAACTGGAGTCAGCAGCAATCCATCAACAGAACCAGATCCTAATCCTATCGCCACCACAACTGGAGTCAGCAGCAATCCATCAACAGAACCAGATCCTAATCCTATCGCCACCACAACTGGAGTTAGCAGCAATCCATCGATCATAACAAGTGAAAATAGCCCAGTTGAGGAGATCCCATTTGAAGCAGCCCTACCAGATTCTAATTCCAGCAGTGACAATGAAGAGGTATTTTTGATCGGTATAGATCCTGTAACTGGCGAGACTATTGTTATCGATCCTGTAAGTGGTGAGATTATACCCACTTCCACTCCCATATCCAACAACAACGGCTTTACTATCAAGGGTGTAAGTAGCGATGAGTTCGGCTACTCAGTTGGCGCTGTTGATATTAACGGTGATGGAATTGAAGATATCGTCATTGGTTCACCTTCGAGCGATCCTAATAACAAAAGCAACGCCGGAAAAACCTATGTAGTCTTTGGTGAAAGAGATTCACTTAATCGAACCATAGATGTCTCTAGCCTCGATAACACTAAAGGCTTTGTGATCAATGGGGCTAAAGCAGGCGATAAATCCGGCTATTCTGTTAGGAATATTGGGGATATTAATGGTGATGGTGTTGATGACCTAGCCATTGGAGCACCTGGTGCAAATGGGAATAGTCTCGGCTCTGCTTATGTCATCTTTGGCAGTAACGACCCCAACTATTTTAATAGTCCCATCGAACTTTCCAACCTTGGCAGTAAGGGCTTTAACATTCAAGGCAGTGGATTTAGTAGTAATGCCGGTTGGTCTGTTAGTGCTGCGGGCGATATCAATGGTGATGGCATCAAAGAGCTATTAATTGGCGCAACCAATCCTGGTGACAACGGATCAGGGACTATAGGTGAAAGCTATGCCATCTTTGGGAAAGAGAATTTTGACTCAACCCTAAACCTCGACGACCCAAACTTTGGGCTTGATGACGGTTTGATTATCTACAGCTATAACCCGGATAACCCAAGTGATGACAACAATAGCTTAGGTTATTCTGTCAGTGACGCTGGGGATATCAACGGTGATGGAATTGATGACCTCATCATTGGTGCGCCCTATGCGAATCCCAATGGTAACAATTCTGGCAGCAGTTATGTCATTTATGGGCGTAGCAATGACAACCCCTTTACTGATGATATTAACATTGCCAACCTCAGTAGCAGCGATGGCTTTGTCATCAACGGACAAGATGCTGATCAATCAGGACTCTCTGTTAGCAAAGCTGGGGATATCAACGGTGACCGCATCGGAGACTTGATTATTGGTGCGAAAGGCAAAGGCTATGTGGTCTTTGGCAAACAAGATTTTGGTTCTAGCATCAATCTTTCTGACCTTAATGGTAGCAATGGCTTTACCATCAATGGTATTTCAACCCTTGATAACTCCGATTGGTATGTCAGTGGTGCTGGGAATATTAACGATGATGACATTGATGACATCATCATTGGGGCAAAAAATGCTAATAATAATGTTGGACAAGTCTACGTCATTTATGGCACAGAGGAAGACTTTGCACCTACCTTTGAACTCTCAAGTCTCGAAAGTCCCGACAGTCAAAATGGCTTTATAATTGACGGTGCTTCTATAGGTGATAAGTTAGGTAGCTCGATCAGTAATGGAGATTTTGATGGTGACGGTGTTAACGATTTAATTATTGGCGCACCTGGATCAGGGAAAGTCTATGTGCGGCTTGGCACTGGCACTGATACTGACACGGGAACCGACACGGGAACCGACGCTGGCACTGATACGGGAACTGATACGGGAACCGACACTGGCACTGATACGGGAACCGACACGGGAACTGACACGGGAACCGACACGGGAACTGACACGGGAACCGACACGGGAACTGACGCTGGCACTGATACGGGAACCGACGCTGGCACTGATACGGGAACTGATACGGGAACCGACACTGGCACTGATACGGGAACCGACACTGGCACTGATACGGGAACTGACACGGGAACTGACACTGGCACTGACACGGGAACTGACACTGGCACTGATACGGGAACTGACACTGGCACTGATACGGGAACCGACACGGGAACTGATACGGGAACCGACACTGGCACTGATACCGGAACTGACACTGGCACTGACACTGGCACTGACACGGAAACTGTTAACGTTAACGATTTCCTCTCACTAATTAGTGATAATGTCTTCAATATCAAAGATAACGACGGCAAAGTGACACTAGAAGTAAAATTGACAGGATTCAATTTTAATGGTTTCTATGAAATAGGAGTATTTACTGTTGATGATGCGTCTGGTAAAATAGATGGAATTGTTCCAGGTGAACCTGGTTATGCAGAAAAAGCATTAGCAAAAGGTCAGATAATTTTCTCTACTATTACTAATCTTCCTGCTGGATTTGATCTCACTAGCCTCGGTAGGTTATTAGAGTTTAACTCCAATGACAATTTGAGATTCTATTTAGTAAAAGATGGTTCAACCGATTCTGTACTGAATAAGAACACACCCATTGGCAATGTTCTCTTTGCCAACCCTTCTACTGTAAAAATTACAGACTTGGGGTCTAATAGTTTCTCTCTAAATTGGGAAGATGGTTCTGGTAATCCAAGTGGATTCGACGATTTGCAAGTCCAGATTCAAGCAAATGATAAATCTATGCCTTTGGGTACAGCTTTGCAAAGTAAACCACAAGGCGAATCGCTGGATTTACGGGGTATTACTAGTGCAGTAACCGCTGATTTTACTGTTTACCGAGAAGCAAGTTACAACAATTTCGTTGGTTTCTATCGCGTAACTGATGGGAATGGCGGTATTGATACTAGTGGTGATGGTATCGCTGATATCCTCCCAGGACAGGATGGTTATGTGCAAGCGGCTCTAAATGGTCGTGTTTCTGATGTTAGTTTGAACGTGAATAACGGCGGAACAGCAGGTTTCAATACTACCCTTCAAGGTGGTGCTATGTATGTACCATTTCTTGTGGCTAATGGTACACTTGATGCCCTACTTGATAGAAATCCTAATAATAACCCAGATATTTACTTCGCCTTCTTGGGGGCTAACTCAGATGGTGTAGATCATGTGCGGATGTTAGGTGATAACACCTTTGGTTTTGAGGATTTACGTGGTGGTGGTGATAAAGACTTCAATGATGTGATTGTTAAAGTCAATTTGGCACCAGTAGTTTAG